From the Cervus elaphus chromosome 20, mCerEla1.1, whole genome shotgun sequence genome, one window contains:
- the LOC122676449 gene encoding small integral membrane protein 42-like — MSSPQLPAFLWDKHTLTTTISDPAYLVKALFFFTLLMTLVTLLILVWKVTKDKGNKNREPDQRKEATLLA; from the coding sequence ATGTCTTCCCCACAGCTTCCAGCCTTCTTATGGGACAAGCATACACTGACCACTACCATATCTGATCCTGCTTACCTGGTCAAAGCCCTCTTCTTCTTTACACTCCTGATGACTCTGGTCACTCTACTTATCCTAGTCTGGAAGGTAACCAAAGACAAAGGCAACAAGAACAGAGAACCAGACCAGAGAAAGGAGGCGACACTGCTGGCGTGA